A single Natrinema pellirubrum DSM 15624 DNA region contains:
- the aglF gene encoding UTP--glucose-1-phosphate uridylyltransferase AglF: MQAVILAAGKGTRLRPLTEDKPKVLVEVDGTPLIEDVMDNLIEIGATEFVLVVGYMKEKIIERYGDEYRGVPITYAHQREQLGLAHAILQAEPHVDDDFMLMLGDNVFRANLGDVINRQREERADAAFLVEEVPYDEASRYGVLDTNEYGEIVEVTEKPDDPPSNLVMTGFYTFTPEIFHACHLVQPSDRGEYELPDAIDLLIQSGRTIDAIRMDGWRIDVGYPEDRERAEKRLAEPEDEDDQ, translated from the coding sequence ATGCAAGCAGTTATCTTAGCTGCAGGTAAAGGAACCCGCCTCCGGCCGCTTACCGAAGACAAGCCGAAGGTTCTCGTCGAGGTTGACGGAACCCCCCTCATCGAGGACGTCATGGACAACCTCATCGAGATCGGTGCGACCGAGTTCGTCCTCGTCGTCGGCTACATGAAAGAGAAGATCATCGAGCGCTACGGCGACGAGTACCGCGGCGTTCCGATCACGTACGCCCACCAGCGCGAGCAACTCGGACTCGCTCACGCCATCCTGCAGGCGGAACCCCACGTCGACGACGACTTCATGCTCATGCTCGGAGACAACGTTTTCCGGGCGAACCTCGGGGACGTGATCAACCGCCAACGGGAGGAACGGGCCGATGCCGCCTTCCTCGTCGAAGAGGTCCCGTACGACGAGGCCTCCCGCTACGGCGTCCTCGATACCAACGAGTACGGCGAGATCGTCGAGGTAACGGAGAAACCGGATGACCCGCCGTCGAACCTCGTCATGACGGGGTTCTACACGTTCACGCCGGAGATATTCCACGCCTGCCATCTCGTCCAGCCCTCCGACCGCGGCGAGTACGAGCTACCGGACGCGATCGACTTGCTCATCCAGTCGGGACGGACGATCGATGCGATCCGGATGGACGGCTGGCGTATCGACGTCGGCTATCCGGAGGATCGAGAGAGAGCAGAAAAACGACTCGCCGAACCCGAGGACGAAGACGACCAGTAA
- a CDS encoding flippase, protein MKIGQTSIIYFLSRVVTSILGFIATIYFARLLGADPLGTYYLVLGVVSWLAIAGKVGVSEAVTKRVSEGEEREQYAVAGILFVGILFVILTIGLLIFRPYVNSYIGHTSTVYIFLLLFVTLSWSIISSVLQGLHLVHLQGILSPVRTSSRAVLQISAVAAGLGLTGLFLGYAAGYLLVFTIGGLVIIRNIDAISVPRKRHFQSLFDYAKYAWLGGLQSRMFNYTDVIVLGFFVPSALIGIYSIAWNIAMFLILFSSSMGATVFPEMSELSAQHDPQEVARLVEDVLSYTGFVLIPGFVGGMLLDERLLRIYGDEFTQGTRVLLILIVAALFYAYQNQILTTLNAIDRPDLSFRINALFIVANLALNVVLVYVYGWIGAAVATALSVTISLVVAYYMLKTLINFATPYREIARQWIAALLMGAVVYGILWIENTYRLLGHNAATVVALTGLGATVYFLVLFAISAQFRATIDRNLPVKLPIIST, encoded by the coding sequence ATGAAAATCGGCCAGACTTCGATAATTTATTTCCTATCGCGAGTAGTAACATCAATTCTCGGCTTCATCGCGACCATTTATTTTGCGAGACTACTCGGTGCGGACCCACTGGGAACGTACTATCTTGTTCTCGGCGTCGTTTCATGGTTAGCGATCGCCGGGAAGGTTGGAGTGTCAGAAGCAGTCACGAAACGGGTCAGTGAGGGCGAAGAAAGAGAACAGTACGCTGTGGCTGGTATCCTCTTTGTCGGGATATTGTTCGTGATACTCACTATCGGTCTACTTATCTTTCGTCCATATGTTAATAGCTACATCGGTCATACATCTACAGTCTACATTTTCTTACTTCTTTTCGTTACACTCTCTTGGTCGATTATCTCATCGGTTTTGCAGGGACTCCACCTTGTCCATCTACAGGGAATCCTCTCCCCAGTGCGAACCAGTAGTAGAGCCGTGCTCCAGATCAGTGCGGTGGCTGCTGGATTAGGACTCACGGGACTATTCCTCGGTTATGCGGCTGGCTACCTGCTCGTTTTCACGATTGGTGGGTTGGTTATAATCAGAAATATAGACGCAATCTCTGTTCCACGAAAACGGCACTTTCAGAGCTTATTCGACTACGCCAAGTACGCTTGGCTTGGTGGGCTTCAGTCGAGGATGTTCAATTACACTGACGTTATAGTGCTGGGATTTTTCGTCCCGTCTGCATTGATTGGGATTTATTCGATCGCATGGAATATAGCCATGTTTCTCATTCTTTTCAGCAGTTCCATGGGCGCTACTGTCTTTCCGGAAATGAGTGAACTTTCCGCTCAACACGATCCACAAGAGGTCGCTAGGCTTGTCGAGGACGTACTCTCTTATACTGGATTCGTGCTAATACCCGGCTTCGTTGGGGGTATGCTGCTCGATGAACGCCTCCTTCGGATCTATGGTGATGAGTTCACCCAAGGGACCAGAGTGCTTCTCATTTTGATCGTTGCAGCCCTCTTTTACGCCTATCAGAACCAAATCCTCACCACCCTCAACGCTATCGATCGACCGGATCTCTCCTTTCGCATCAATGCCCTCTTCATTGTCGCCAACCTCGCACTCAACGTCGTCCTCGTTTATGTCTACGGATGGATCGGTGCCGCAGTCGCGACGGCGCTCTCGGTCACCATCAGCCTCGTGGTCGCCTACTATATGCTCAAGACCCTCATCAACTTCGCAACCCCGTATCGCGAAATCGCCCGCCAGTGGATTGCTGCGCTCCTGATGGGGGCCGTTGTCTACGGCATATTGTGGATCGAGAATACCTATCGTCTCCTGGGCCACAACGCCGCCACTGTCGTCGCCCTGACTGGCCTTGGTGCGACCGTGTACTTCCTAGTTCTGTTTGCGATTTCCGCGCAGTTTCGCGCAACCATCGATCGCAACTTGCCCGTCAAACTGCCGATTATCTCGACATGA
- a CDS encoding UDP-glucuronic acid decarboxylase family protein, with protein sequence MSEVTTIVTGGAGFLGSHLCEELLASGQEVICVDNFGSGQDSNVSQIRDHNRFRIIEADIRKLPELPPADRIYHLASRASPADFTEFPVQIALTNTQGTKHLLEHAVEHDAKMLFASTSEVYGDPEVHPQPETYNGNVNIRGPRGCYDESKRFGETLTVAYHNEYDVDVRTVRIFNTYGPRMRPDDGRVVPTFLSQALQGEDLTIYGDGNQTRTFCYVDDMVDGILKVMNGGGMKGDVVNLGGQNEISIQALAETVLQICDSDSGITYEPLPEDDPTQRKPDVSKAERLFDWDPTIDIQEGLQKTIDDLGE encoded by the coding sequence ATGTCTGAAGTGACTACGATCGTCACAGGCGGGGCAGGATTCCTAGGGAGCCATCTCTGTGAAGAATTACTTGCGTCAGGGCAAGAAGTGATTTGTGTAGATAATTTTGGCAGTGGCCAAGATAGCAACGTAAGTCAGATTCGGGATCACAACCGATTTCGGATAATTGAGGCAGATATTCGAAAATTGCCAGAACTCCCACCAGCAGATCGGATTTATCATTTAGCGTCTCGAGCCTCTCCCGCAGATTTCACAGAGTTCCCCGTACAGATCGCACTCACGAACACGCAAGGGACAAAGCATCTCCTCGAGCATGCAGTTGAACATGACGCGAAAATGTTGTTCGCGAGTACGAGCGAAGTGTACGGCGATCCCGAGGTCCATCCGCAACCCGAGACATACAATGGTAACGTCAATATCCGTGGTCCGAGAGGTTGCTACGACGAATCCAAACGGTTCGGTGAGACGCTAACGGTGGCATATCATAACGAATACGACGTGGATGTTCGAACGGTAAGGATATTCAATACGTATGGGCCGCGAATGCGTCCTGATGACGGTCGAGTCGTTCCGACATTTCTTTCACAAGCCCTACAGGGGGAAGATCTCACGATATACGGAGACGGGAATCAGACCAGAACGTTCTGCTATGTAGACGATATGGTTGATGGTATACTGAAAGTAATGAATGGTGGTGGAATGAAAGGGGACGTCGTGAACCTCGGAGGACAAAACGAGATCAGTATACAGGCTTTGGCCGAAACTGTATTACAGATATGTGATTCAGATAGCGGAATCACATACGAACCACTTCCCGAAGACGATCCAACACAAAGAAAGCCAGATGTGAGCAAGGCAGAACGCCTTTTTGACTGGGATCCTACAATTGATATACAGGAAGGGCTTCAGAAGACTATAGACGATCTCGGAGAGTAA
- a CDS encoding sulfatase, giving the protein MEPPNIVCVSIDSLRADFCSFLDDSKPTTPFLESLTDESTVYENAITPSTWTLPVHTSVFSGLYPPEHGILAEGNVLGDHPTFPELLTKNGYSTTAFFRNGWLNTAGILRGFERLENGENGDDTDTSDPLKVRIAESVEKYSSNSKELLRYLDDQWKYVKQHHFRWKLYREWSRNSSDIEFCSGGAKTISEATEALQDISAPFCWFLHLNEAHWTYTPPAPYHQMFTDQGDWALSKNGAIWQWKIYGNRINRIKSILGQTDVPESEVEMFRNLYRGGIRYCDDLLKQLVKALQEEGKWENTVLIVFGDHGDNFREDGTFGHHFSVANSLIRVPLLIRDPTGNLPTGRIKQPVSLIDLYATILSLSDTQFPETNSINLLKEERQFAYTYYNSEPIDHLWEAVDTLDISKSDLPPKKQFVLYASSDEKLIWYPEQEKFAGDSSDIKRYRDIITSHHGDLKRKKTGNEELSDSTMEHLEQMGYMK; this is encoded by the coding sequence ATGGAACCACCGAATATCGTCTGCGTCTCAATCGATAGTCTCCGAGCCGACTTCTGTTCTTTTCTTGACGATTCAAAACCTACAACACCTTTTTTAGAATCACTTACAGACGAATCCACTGTATATGAGAACGCAATCACCCCTTCTACATGGACTCTTCCGGTACATACTTCTGTTTTTTCAGGCCTTTATCCACCTGAACACGGGATTCTTGCAGAAGGAAATGTACTGGGAGATCATCCGACGTTTCCAGAACTACTCACCAAGAACGGATATTCCACGACAGCGTTTTTCCGAAATGGTTGGCTCAATACTGCAGGTATTCTTCGGGGCTTTGAGAGGTTAGAAAACGGAGAAAATGGAGACGATACAGATACTTCCGATCCACTGAAAGTTCGTATTGCGGAGAGCGTAGAAAAGTACTCCTCAAATAGCAAGGAACTCTTGCGATACCTTGACGACCAGTGGAAATACGTTAAGCAACATCATTTCAGGTGGAAGCTATATCGAGAGTGGTCTCGTAACTCAAGTGACATCGAGTTTTGCTCTGGTGGTGCTAAGACGATATCAGAAGCGACGGAGGCGCTTCAAGACATATCAGCTCCGTTTTGTTGGTTCCTTCATCTCAATGAGGCTCATTGGACATACACTCCACCGGCACCTTACCATCAAATGTTCACTGATCAGGGGGATTGGGCTCTATCAAAGAACGGCGCAATATGGCAGTGGAAGATCTATGGAAATCGGATCAATAGAATCAAATCTATTCTTGGACAGACGGATGTCCCAGAAAGCGAAGTTGAAATGTTTAGAAATCTCTATCGTGGTGGTATACGATATTGCGATGATCTTCTCAAACAATTAGTCAAGGCACTCCAGGAAGAGGGGAAGTGGGAGAATACAGTATTGATCGTCTTTGGAGATCACGGAGATAATTTTCGTGAAGACGGAACTTTTGGACACCACTTTTCGGTGGCTAACTCACTGATTCGTGTTCCCTTGTTAATTCGTGATCCAACAGGAAATCTACCAACAGGTAGAATTAAGCAACCAGTATCATTGATTGACCTTTATGCTACTATTCTCAGTCTTTCAGATACGCAATTCCCCGAAACAAATAGTATAAATTTACTGAAAGAAGAACGACAGTTTGCATACACCTATTATAATTCCGAACCGATTGATCATCTCTGGGAAGCAGTAGATACCCTTGATATTTCGAAGTCTGATCTCCCACCAAAGAAGCAATTCGTTCTCTATGCTTCTTCTGATGAAAAGCTCATCTGGTATCCCGAGCAAGAAAAATTCGCTGGTGATTCTAGCGACATCAAAAGATATCGAGATATTATAACCAGCCACCATGGGGATCTAAAAAGGAAGAAAACGGGTAACGAAGAACTCTCAGATAGTACGATGGAGCATCTTGAACAGATGGGGTATATGAAATAA
- a CDS encoding glycosyltransferase family 61 protein: MPEEKLSGASSTKFFNQYEGVETYKLDLPILPETPEDYAQAFRKNYPKSVQTKPPAVYEIENTTIISSYGIPVCEYGYLPETGLSSKNILIGLLSAGTNGITPSGRSAFQKKKEFDTLLSLVGPYDKNYYHWFGNYLPRLEGLQHYPGADEVTLMIPADPPEWLRDSLELLGFGDYNIVEWPGKPVHADRYILSRYRSEASSETGNRPPIMSKKNFKWILDRIGENTPNNTREKDRPRIYISREDATARRTLNEQEVMATLSEYDFEKYILSEYSLAEQIRLFSNAEIIIGAHGAGLINMLFASDATVIELLGPKTSSINPGLFYTISQPLNHTYACMDVETVHRDIHVNTEKLKKLLNKV, encoded by the coding sequence GTGCCTGAAGAGAAATTATCCGGGGCTTCTAGCACTAAATTTTTTAATCAATATGAAGGGGTTGAAACGTACAAGTTAGACCTACCGATTCTCCCAGAAACGCCTGAAGACTATGCACAAGCTTTTCGGAAAAACTATCCAAAGAGCGTCCAAACGAAACCTCCAGCCGTATACGAAATAGAAAATACGACCATTATCTCGTCTTATGGTATTCCAGTCTGTGAATATGGATATTTACCAGAAACCGGACTGTCATCTAAAAACATACTGATCGGGTTACTATCGGCTGGGACGAATGGAATTACACCAAGTGGACGAAGTGCCTTCCAAAAAAAGAAAGAGTTTGATACGCTCCTGTCTTTAGTCGGACCGTATGACAAAAATTACTATCACTGGTTTGGTAACTATCTCCCTCGCTTAGAAGGGTTACAACACTATCCAGGGGCGGACGAAGTCACACTAATGATCCCAGCGGATCCCCCCGAGTGGTTACGAGATTCTCTCGAGTTACTTGGATTTGGAGACTATAATATCGTTGAGTGGCCTGGAAAACCAGTTCACGCAGACCGATATATTCTTTCTCGATATCGGTCAGAAGCATCTTCAGAAACTGGGAACCGGCCCCCAATTATGTCGAAGAAGAACTTCAAGTGGATATTAGATCGGATCGGGGAAAATACACCAAACAATACAAGAGAAAAAGATAGGCCTCGTATCTATATTTCGCGCGAAGATGCAACCGCTCGACGGACTCTTAATGAACAGGAGGTTATGGCCACCCTCTCAGAGTATGACTTTGAAAAATATATTCTTTCAGAATATTCTCTAGCGGAGCAAATAAGGTTGTTTTCTAATGCAGAAATAATCATCGGAGCACATGGTGCAGGACTAATTAATATGCTGTTTGCTTCTGATGCCACTGTGATCGAGCTATTAGGGCCAAAAACTTCGAGTATAAATCCTGGTCTTTTCTATACTATTTCTCAGCCACTGAATCATACATATGCTTGTATGGATGTGGAAACGGTTCACCGAGATATCCATGTGAATACGGAAAAGCTGAAAAAATTATTAAATAAAGTATGA